DNA sequence from the Streptomyces canus genome:
CCCAGGGAGGCCAGACGCGTCATCAGCGGGGTACGCATGGACCGGGCGGGCTCCACCGCGTGCACGGGGACCCGTGACTCCAGGAGGCTCATCAGCGTGACACGCCCGGTGCCCGCGCCGACGTCCAGCACACCGACCCGGGCCCCGCGGACGTCGTCGCGGTAGAGCGAGCGCACCCGGACCTCGTCCCGCTCCGCCTGCAGAACGTCGTAGAACTCCGCACTGATCGCATAAGCGTCCCAGCGCTCCCGCCCGGGAGAACCGGCCGACGGCGGGTTCACGACGGTCACCCGCGCCACCCGTACCACTCGCGTGCCTGCCCGACCGCCTCTTGGCTGACCGCGCCCGCGCGCGCCAGCCGGTCCAGGGCGGCGACGACGATCGACTCGGCGTCCACGCGGAAGTAGCGCCGCACGGCGTCCCGGGTGTCCGACAGCCCGAACCCGTCCGTGCCCAGCGACGAGTAGTCGTGACCGACCCACTGGCTGATCTGGTCGGGCACCTGCCGCATCCAGTCGCTGACCGCCAGCACCGGTCCGGGCGCGTCCGCCAGCGCCGCCGTCACATAGGGGACGCGTTCCTCGCCCCGCAGCAGCGCCCGGTCGGCGTCCAGTGCGTCGCGGCGCAGTTCCGTCCAGGAGGTCACCGACCAGACGTCGGCGTGAACGCCCCACTGGGACAGCAGCAACTCCTGGGCGCTCAGCGCCCAGTGGATGGCCGTACCGGAGGCCAGCAACTGGATCCGTGGTGCTGTTCCGGCGGGCTCGGCCGGCCGGAACCGGTAGATGCCCCGCAGGATGCCTTCCTCGACCCCGGGCCCGGCGGGCATCGCCGGCTGTTCCTTGGGTTCGTTGTAGACCGTCAGGTAGTAGAAGACGTCCTCGGGCCGGTCACCGTACATGCGGCGCAGCCCCTCCCGCACGATCACCGCGATCTCGTACGCGAACGCCGGGTCGTAGGACACGGCGGCGGGATTCGTGGAGGCCAGCAAGTGGGAGTGCCCGTCGGCGTGTTGGAGCCCCTCCCCCGTCATGGTCGTACGGCCCGCCGTCGCCCCGATGACGAACCCGCGCCCCATCTGGTCGGCGAGCGCCCAGAACTGGTCGCCGGTGCGCTGGAAACCGAACATGGCGTAGAAGATGTAGAACGGGATCATGGGCTCGCCGTGGGTGGCGTACGAGGTCGCCGCGGCGGTGAACTCGGCCATGGAACCGGCTTCGGTGATGCCTTCGTCGATCAACTGGCCGTTCCTGGCCTCCCGGTAGTAGAGCAGCTGGTCCGCGTCCACCGGTTCATAGGTCTGACCGTCCGCCGAGTAGATCCCGGCCGTCGGGAACAGGGACTCCATGCCGAACGTACGGGCCTCGTCCGGGATGATCGGCACCCAGCGCGGTCCCGTCTCCTGGTCGCGCATCAGGTCCTTGACCAGGCGGACCAGGGCCATGGTGGTGGCCACTTCCTGATGGCCGAAGCCCTTCTTCAGGGTTTCGAACGGGCGGGCAGGGGGCTGCCTCAGCGGTTTCGGGACCACCCTGCGCACCGGGGCCGGGCCGCCCAGCTCCGCCCGCCGCTCACGCAGATACCGCACCTCCTGCGAGTTCTCGCCCGGGTGCCAGTACGGCACCAGATCGCCGCTCAACGCGCTGTCGGGGATGGGGAGTTCGAGCAGGTCACGCATCTCGCGGAACTGCGCCATGGTCAGCTTCTTCATCTGGTGGTTGGCATTGCGCGACTCGAAGGCCGAGCCGAGCGTGTGCCCCTTCACCGTCTGTGCCAGGACGACCGTCGGCGCGCCCCGGTGCTCGACGGCCGCCCGGTAGGCGGCGTAGACCTTGAGCGGTTCGTGCCCGCCCCGGGAGTTCTCGAACAACTCGGTCAGCCGGCTGTCGCTCAGCCCCGCGGCGAGACCGGAGAGCGCATGGCCCGTGAAGAAGTGTTCGCGAATGTACGTGGCATCCCGGGCGGCGTACGTCTGCAACTGGGCGTCGGGCACCTCGCCGAGACGGTGCACCAGAGCGCCTGTGGTGTCCTGCCTCAGAACCGGGTCCCAAGCCTTGCCCCAGAGGGACTTGACCACGTTCCAGCCCGCACCGCGGAACCTGGCCTCGAGTTCCTGCACGATCTTGGAGTTCGACCGCACGGGCCCGTCCAGACGCTGCAGGTTGCAGTTGACGACGAAGGTGAGGTTGTCGAGACGCTCGCGAGCGGCGAGAGCCAGCGCTGCCGTCGATTCCGGCTCGTCCGTCTCGCCGTCCCCGAGGAAGGCCCACACGCGCGAGGCGGAGGTGTCCTTGATGCCCCGGGCGTGCAGGTAGCGGTTGAACCGGGCCTGGTAGACGGCGGCGAGCGGACCGAGGCCCATGGACACGGTTGGGAACTCCCACAGCCACGGCAGCCGTCGGGGGTGCGGGTAGGACGGCAGCCCATGACCGTCGACCTCCCGCCGGAAACCGTCCAACTGCGCCTCGCTCAGGCGCCCTTCGAGGAACACGCGGGCATAGATGCCGGGCGAGGCATGGCCCTGGAAGTACAGCTGATCGCCCGAGCCGGACCCGTCCTTGCCCTGGAAGAAGTGGTGGAACCCGATCTCGTACAGCCAGGCCGCCGAAGCGTAGGTGGAGATGTGGCCGCCGAGCCCGAAGCGGGAGCCGCGGGTCACCATCGCCGCCGCGTTCCACCGGTTCAGGGCGGTGATCCTGGACTCCATGGCTACGTCACCGGGAAAGGCCGGCTGCGCCGACGCCGGGATCGTGTTGATGTAGTCGGAGGTCAGGAGCCCGGGCAGGGACACACCGGACCGGGCCGCGAACTCGTGCACCCGTCGCAGCAGATACCCGGCCCGCTCCGGCCCCGCGTTCCGCACGACCGCGTCGAGCGACGCCTGCCATTCGGCGGTCTCCTCAGTGTCCCGGTCGGGTAGTTGGTCGAGCTCACTCATGGCTGTTTCCTGTCGGGGCGTGGCGCGGGGAGACGGTGGGTGCCGACGACGTCATCGCCGCGCGATCCACTCGGAGAAGGTTTCGTGCCCCAGGTGGGCGCCCGCCCCGGGCAGCAGCGCCCGCTGCCCGGGCACCGCCCCGAAGAACGGGGTGTGGGCGTCGGGAACCACGTCACGCAGGTAGCCGCGCGCGGCCAGCAGCTTCGCGGTGAGGTCGTCGAGGCGGTGCTCCTCCGGACCGGCGACCTCCAGAACACCGAACAGCGGTACTCCCACGGCGACATGGGCGACCGCGGCGGCGACGTCGTCCGTCGACACGGGACGGATCAGGACCGGCGCGACATGGACGACGTCTCCGTACGTCGCCGCGCGCGACATGTACTCCACCGACTCGAAGAACGGCGTGGCACGCACGATGGAGTAGGGCATCGGCGAGCGCCGCACCTGCTCCTCCTGCAGCGCCTTGGCGCGGAAGTAGCCCGCCTGCAGATGGTCGGCCCCCACGATGGACAGGATCACGTGATGTACGGCGCCCGCCTTCGCCGCGGCCTCGAGCAGGTTGTGGGTCGCCGTGCCGAAGAACTCCAGGCTCTCCAGCTCCCCGCGGGAGGGCGTGTCGGTGACGTCCACCACCACATCGGCGCCGCGCATGGCCTCGTCGAGGCCCTTTCCGGTCGTGACGTCGACGCCCTCACCGCGTGACAGGCGCACGACCTCCACACCGTGGTCCCGAAGCCTGGCGACCGTCCTGGAACCGATCAGACCGGTGGCTCCCGCTACAACGACTCGCATTCCGGCCCCCTTCCCGTCGAGGGGTCGGTGACCCCGCTGATGGCTTCGTGAGGTGGCAGTGATGTCGGTCCCTCACACCACCTAGTACTGCAACGGTGCTTGTTCTGAGTGCTGGGCAGTTCAGGGGCTGTGTCCGCGTCGTTTGTAGTGGCTGATGCGGGCTTGGTGCTGGCGTCGTCGTCGCCAGGTTGACCAGTGCAGGATGTGGTCGGCCGGGGTGGGACGACGGTCGGTGAGGCGGGTGATCAGACGTCTGATCTCGGCGAGGCTGAGATGGATGAGCTGGGAGGATCCGTTTCTGCTTTGTCGGTGTCCAGCTGTCGGGCTCGCAGGACGGTCAGGCAGGCGTGGGTGGCCATGGCCAGGGTCATGTGACGGTGCCAGCCGGGGTAGCGGCGGACCTGGTAGTCGTCCAGGCCGCACTCCTGCTTGGCGGTCTGGAAGCATTCCTCGACGGCCCAGCGGCTGCCCGCGATGCGGATCAGCTCGTCCAGGGTGGTGTCGGCGGGACAGTAGGCGATGTAGTAGGAGATCTCCTCGGGCCTGCTCACGCTGCGGCGGGCGAGGACCCAGTGCCGGCGGTCCTCGCGGTGCCAGGGCCTCACTTCGACGCGGGCCCAGTCGTAGATCCGCCGGCCATGGGCTCCCTCGCCGCAGGAACGGCGTTTCCATTTCTGCCGGGGCAGGCCGGGGAACAGGCCGTGGACGGGGTGGTCGATGGACCAGCGGGTGACGACGGTGTCGTGCCGGGTGGTGGCCATGACGTGGAAGACGTCCGCCTGCTCGAGCTCGAAGCGCCAGCCCTTGCTGTAGCCGTAGGCGGCGTCCGCCGTCACCCATCCGAAAGGGATCCGGTCGGTGATGGCCCGGCGGACCATCGCCTTGGCCATGGCCACCTTCGTCTCGAAGGCGACGTGGTCGTCGATGCCGGCCCGCCGGCAGCGGTCCCGGTCGTCCGTCCAGGACGTGGGCAGATACAGACGGCGGTCTATCAACGTGCGTCCGCGGCCGGTGGCGTAGGCGAGGAACACACCGATCTGGCTGTTCTCGGTGCGGCCGGCGGTTCCGGAGTACTGCCTTTGCACACCGGCCGAGCGGATGCCCTTCTTGAGAAAGCCGGTGTCGTCGACGATCAGGACGGCATCCCGGTCTCCGAGGTGTTCCACGACGTAGTCGCGTACGTCGTTCAGGACCTCGTCGGCGTCCCACTCGATCCGGTTCAGCAGTCGGTGGATGCGATCGGGACCGGCGTGTCCGGCCTCCTCCGCCAGCGTCCAGCCGTTCTTGCGCTGCAGCGGAGCGACCAGGCCCCGCATGTAAGCCAGCGCCGACTGACGTGGCTCCTCCCGGTTGAACCTGTGCACGAACCGCTCATGCAGAGCGTCCAGTTCACCCGCCCACAGCCTGACATCAGCAAGGTCCCCACCCATAACCACACCAACGACCGAATTGGCCAGCAGTCACGGCAAAGACCGTTGCAGTACTAGGACAGGACTCAAACCAATGTTGTGACACTGGTGTGGTCGCGCGTGTCACAGATTCGTCCGGAGCCCGGTCATCACTGGAGAGGCCATGGCAGCCATGGCCGGGTGAATCCAGGTGGATCCAAGGGAGGCCGACACATGTCGGACAAGGACGCAGCGCAGGAGACCGGAGTGCGGACCCAGTCGGAAGGATGGAAGACGGCGGCGACGATGCTGCAGGACACCGATCCGCTCACCGTCGCAGAAGGCGCGTCAGCGATGACCATTTTCGTCGAGTGGCAGCCCGGAGACCCGGGAACCCCGCCCCACCGCCACCCGGGACCGGCGTTCGGCTACGTCCTCGAGGGAGCCGTCCGCTTCGAGCTCGAGGGGGAGCCCGAGCGGGTGATCGAGGCGGGCGGGACGTTCTGGGAACCGGGTGGCGACGCGATCCACTACCAGGACGGCAACGCGCTGTCCGACGCGTCCACCCGGTTCGTCGTGACCATGCTGTGCGCGCCGGGCAAGCCCATGGTGCAACTGGTCGAGGAGGAGGAACTGGCCCAGCGGGCCCACCTCCGCGCCCCACGGCCCACCGACTGACCGCCCCGCACAAGGCGGTTGTGAAGGGATCCGTCCGCTTCAGGGGAGGGCGTGGTGAGGCATGAGCGCCACTGATCTCGTGCACGGCATGCTGACAGCGCTGTTCGCGGCCGCGGCCGTGTACACGGCGTGGCAGGCCGTGCTGACACGAGGCTCCGGATGGCGCGGCCGAGGCGACCGTCTCCTGCACACCGTCATGGCTTCGGCCATGGCGGTGATGCCGTGGCACCCGATCGACGAGGGGCCGCCACCGGGACGGGCGACCTTGTTCTTCGCCGCCGCGGCACTGTGGTTCCCGCTGACCGCGGTCCTCAGCCTCCGTGGCCCCGGATGGACCGGCCTCGTACACAGGTCGCCCCACGCGGTCGGCATGGTCGCCATGGCATGGATGCCGCTGCGGCACGGCAGCGTCACGGACGCGCACACCGGCGACATGGTCACCGGCGTACTGACGCTCTGTCTGCTGGCCTACGCTCTCCGGTCGCTGACCCGGGACATGCCCACGCTGCTCGGAGCTCCTCCGGGCGGCGTGGGCATGTCCACCGACCTCGGCGGGCCCTGCGACCGCTTCTGGCAAGGATCGATGGCCCTGGGCACGGCCATCATGCTGCTCATGCATCACTGACACTCGGCGCCGCAAAACCGTGTTGCCCGGGAACGCCGGTGCCCAACGGTGTCACACATGGTGTGGCAGTCCGGTCCTAGGAGGAGAGGCAGTCCATTCTGCGCCCATGACGTGAAAGGTGGATCATGAGGGGAAACCCCACCACAGTGGGTCTGCACACCCTTCCCCGTCCCGTGGCCGTGGTGGTGGGCGCCGGTGGTGTGCTCGGAGCGGCGCATATCGGTGTCGGGTACGCGCTGGAGCGCCACGGATTCGCCCCAGACATGATCATCGGAACCTCGGTGGGTGCCCTCAACGGGGCCATCGCGGCCGCCCACCCCCACAGGGCCGCGCCGTGGCTGGACCACGTGTGGACCCAATTGCGTCGCCGTGACGTGTATCCGCTCGGCTACCTGTCCTCGCGGAGCAGCGTCTTCACCGATCGCGGCCTGCGCCGGCTGATCGCCCGGGCCGGGCTGCCCTCGCAGATCGAGGCACTGGCGGTCCCGTTCACCGCGGTGGCCACCGACCTGGTCACCGGTGCTCCGGTGCTGCTCGACCAGGGGGACCTGGAGTCCGCGCTGCTGGCCAGCGCGGCCATTCCCGGGATGCTGCCCCCGGTGGAACGTGCGGGGCGCACCCTCGTCGACGGCGGGCTGATCGCCTATGTCCCGGTGTTGGCGGCTCTGCAGGCCGGGGCGGCCAGCGTGGTGGTGGTGGCAACCGGGCCGGAGAGCTCCCCGTTGCGCCCCACCATTCCGCGTCGACGTGCCAGTGCGATCGCCGCCAGGGCCGGGCTGCTGCTGTTGCACCACCAGATCGAGCGTGACCTGCGCGAGGTCTCCCAGCACATCCCGACCGTCGTGCTGCCGACCGGTATCGAAGCCTGGCCCGCCCCCTGGGACTTCGGCCAGTCCCAGCGGCTGATCAGCACCGCGTGCCGCGCAGCCGAGGGCTTTCTGGACGGGCTGCGCATCAGCGGCCCGGGGCTTTATCGGGCCGACGACGCCTCGGCGACATCGGGAGGCCCGGACGAGACAACCATTTCTTCCACAGCGGAGGTCGGCCTGTGAGCACCATCGCGTTCCTGAGCATCGGCATGCACGGTCACGTCAACCCGACGCTGCCGGTCGTGGCCGAACTTGTTCGGCGCGGTCACACCGTCACGTACCACACGTCGCCCGCGTTCCGTGAGGAGATCGAGGCGACCGGCGCGAGCGTGTACCTGTACCCCGGGGGCGACCAGCCCTTTCCCGATCCGCCGACACCGCTCTCGTGGATGGAGGCGCTCGCGAGCACCGCCGTCCACATGCTGCCCGCCGTGCTCACCGACCTGCGCAGCGACCGACCCGACCTGATCGTCCACGACAGCGCCTGTCTGTGGGGGGCGGTGGCCGCCCGCGAACTCGGGGTACCGGCAGCCTCCTCATTCACCACGTTCGCCCTCAACCGGCATGTCCCCAGCCCCACCCGTGGCTCCTTGGACCTGCTGACCGCGGCGACGGCTCAACCCCGCAGTGTCCAGGGCTACCTGCGATCCCGCTGGGCACTGCACCGCCGCTTCGACGCGCGCGGGCTGCCCCTGCTCGACCTGGCGAACATCCGCCAGCCGCTCAACCTGGTCTACACCTCACGGGCGTTCCAGCCTGCAGTCGAGGACTTCGACCAGTCCTACCGGTTCGTCGGCCCAAGCATCGGCGCCCGACCGGCCGACCCGTCGTTCCCGACCGACCGGCTGCGGGACCCGGTGCTGTTCGCCTCGCTGGGCACGGTGTTCAACGCCGACCCCCAGTTGCTGCGCACCCTGGCCACCGAGCTCGCCCCGCTGGGCGGCACCGTGATCGTCGCCACCGGCCAGACCGACCCCGAGGCACTGGGTCCTTTGCCGGCCAACGTGCTCGCCCGCCGCTTCGTGCCGCAACCGGAGGTACTGGCCCGCGCGGCGCTGTTCGTCACCCACGGCGGGATGAACAGCGTCAACGAGGCCCTGTACACCGGGGTTCCCCTGCTGGTGGTCCCCCAGGGTGCCGATCAGCCGATGGTGGCCCGGCGCGTCGTCGAGCTCGGCGCGGGCCTGTCGATCCGTACCCAGGACGTCGCCAGGGGCTCGGTGAACGTCCTCGCCCAGCAGCTGCTCCACGACCCGCGGTTCCGAGCTGCCGCGCGCACCCTGGAGGTCGCCCAGCGCGAAGCGGGGGGATATCGGCGCGCCGCCGACGAACTCGAGGGGTACCTGCACGCGGCCGGCCCGGCCGGTCAGTCGTCTCCGCCGGTCCGGCACAGCGAGGCCGAGTGATGTCCCCCGCCGTCCTTGTCCTGCTGGTGTTCGCCGGGGTGTCGGAGGCCGCCGGGCGCATCCTGCCTCTCGTGGCGCGCCGGCCTGGTATGCCGCGGACTCTCGTGGCCGCGTTGCTGCTGCCCGCCGGCCTCGTCGAGGGTGTGGTGTTCGCTCTGTGGCCGCTGACCGCGTGGACCATGGCCGAGTCGGTGGTGTCCTCTCCTTCGCCAGGAACCGGCCTGGAGTGGACACCAGGCGTGGTCGCCCCACTCGTGCTCGCCGCCGTCCTCGCCTTCCCGTTGCTCGGGCCCCTGCTCCACCTGGTGCTCTTTGTGGGGGTGGGGGCCGGTCTGGTCGGGCCGCTCGCCGCGGCGAGCGGGCTGGACCGGTGGAGCGCCGCCGGTTGCGTCGCCGTCGCCGGGGCCGGGCTCGCTCTCGCGGTGGAGACCGTCCGGCGCCTCGTCGTGAGGATCAGCACGACCGGAGCACAGGAGCCGATCGCATGAACGATTTCTTGTTCTGGGCCTGCGTGGCCGGGCCTGCTCTGCTGGCCGAAGCCCTGCTGGCCCGCTACGAGGTTCTGGCCTACGGTGCCGGCTGGCGGGCCCCTGCCACCGAGCTCCCGGCAGGTGTCCCCTACGCCCGGGGCGCGGCCGCTGACAGTCCCCCGGGTGCCTACCTGGTCTACCTCGACGGCATTGGCAAACGCCGCGTCCGTGACAGCCGGGACGGCGGACAGCTGGTCGAGGCCCTGATCGCCGGAGCGCCGGAGCTGCGAGTGCTGGGACAGATACAACCCTATTCACCACTGGCCGACCCGCTTGCCGACCGGCCGGTGTGGGCGTGGCTGCGCCGCCACGTCGGGTTGCTGCTGTTCCTCCACAACGTCATGCAGACCTTCGTCGCCGCCGACCACCGCTACCGGCCCCTGTACAACCGAGCCGTTGGCTCCCAGATCGCCACTCAACTCCGGCTCGCCGGCTACCAGCCCGACAGCGGTACGCCCGTGGTACTGCTCAGCTACAGCGGCGGCGCCCAGGTCACCACCGGCGCGGTCGACGAGCTGTTCACGCGGCTACGCTGCCCGCTCCTGCTGATCACGCTCGGCGGGTTCCACAACGGAGCCAACGACCTCACCCATGCCGAGCACCTGCATCAACTCACCAGCACGAACGACCGGATTGAGCAGATCGGCACCTGGATCTTCCCCCAACGCTGGCGGCTCTTCCGTCGTAGCGGATGGAACCGGGCCGTTCGTGCCGGGAAGATCACGGTGCATCGGCTCGACCCGGCCACTCACTTCGGCACTCAGAGCTACATCAGCCCAACGGCTCAGCTGCCCGATGGCCGCAGCCACCTCGACCACACCGCGGACACGGTGATCGCGATCATCCGCGCCCACCACGGCACGGCCGTCGCGCAAGGCGACCCGTTGCCTTGAGGGCCCCGACCGGGGCGCGCAGCGCAGGATCCGGCACGATCGGTCGCGACTCGACGCGGACGGACACGGGGAGATGAGCAACGGAGCCGGGGCCCAAAGTGCTGTTCAGGTCCGGCAATTCCCTGTACGGCCCGCCGTCCCCGAGTACATCAGCACGCCCTGTCAGGGCGGCCGGCCGAACCGCTTGGCCACACCATCCTGTAGATCCCCGAGACAGCCCCTGGCCCGAGGAGCGTCGCCACTCGCCCCGCGAAGGGGCCCGGCTACTGGCAGGCCCACCCTGCCAGTACGGGCAACCTGAGGTACATCCCGGCACGCCTGACGCCCCATCAGGATGAGCGTCACGCGCAGGCGCGGATCTATCCCTCGACGAAGGCGACCGTCTCGTCAAGCGGCGCACGGCCTGTACGGGCGTCTGCCGCGTTGACGTCCTCGAACCCGATCGACATGCCACAGAAGAGGACGAGCTCGTCCGGTGGTGACAGGACCTCGGCGACGGTCCTGTGAAACTTCGCCCAGGCCATCTGCGGACAACTGTGCAGCCCTTCGGCGCGCAGCAGCAGCATGACAGTCTGCAAGTACATGCCGACGTCAGCCCACTGGGCTGGGCCCATGTCACGGTCGATGTAGCAGAACAGGGCAGCGGGCGCACCGAAGCAATCCCAATTTGCGGCGGCGGCCCTCTGACGCGCCTCCAGATCCTCACGCGGAATACCGAGAGCGCCGTAGCGCTGCTCACCGAAGGCGGATCGCCGCTCGCGGTAGGGCGACTTCAGCGCGGGCGGGTACATCTCGTATTCCGGCTCGTCCCAGGGGTCACCTGAGGCCAGGCGCTCCCCGGCGCGATTCTTGATCACGGCCAGTGGCGCGCCCGTCACGACAAAGGGGCGCCACGGCTGGATGTTCGATCCGGACGGCGCCCAGGCTGCTGCGGACAGAACGCGCTCCAGCGTCTCCCTCGGAACACGGCGCTCTGTGAATGCGCGCACCGCCCGTCGGCTCGTGACCGCCTCATAGGTGTCCATGACCGCCCGCTCCATTCCACTCCACATGGCCTTCATCACACCCGCGACGGTAGCAGTCGATACCGTATCGTGTGAAACTATCTAGCCGAATCCTCAGCCCCTGGTCCCCGGGCCTCGGGCACTGCACCTTGGAGAAAGTCCATGGCCACGCTGCTGCACATCGACTCGTCCGTGTTCTCCGGCGAGGCGTCCTCGTCCCGTTCGGTCACGGCCGCCTTTCGCAGGACATGGGAGGAGCAGCACCCGGAAGGCGCAGTGATCTACCGCGACCTCGCTGCCGACCCTGTCCCGCACATCACCGCCGACGCCTGGTCCGCCGGTTACACCGCCCCGTCCGAGCACAATCCGGAGCAGTCCGCCGCGTTCGCCGCACGCGTGAAGCTCATCGAGGAGCTGGAACAGGCGGACGCCGTCCTGATCGGCGCCCCCATGTACAACTTCTCGATTCCGTCGACCCTCAAGGCGTGGCTGGACAGCGTGCTCCTGCTCGGCCGCACCGCCGGCGAGACCCCGTCCGCCCAGGGCACCCCGGCCCTCGTCGTCGCCAGCCGCGGCGGCTCCTACGCGGCGGGCACGCCGCGTGAGGGCTACGACTTCGTGCAGAACTACCTGCAGGCCGTCCTCAAGGGCACCCTCGGCCTGGACCTCGAGTTCATCGTTCCGGAACTCACCATGGCCCCTCGCAACCCGGGCATGTCCGAACTGATCCCTCGCTACGAAGCGTCCCGCCAGCACGCCTTGGAGGAGGCGGCGGCCAAGGCCAAGGGACTCGCGGAGCGTCTCGCCGCGTAACGCTCCGGGCCGCCGAACGCCGTGTCACGCCCTCACCGAGGACGTGACACGGCGTACTCGGGGCCCATGCTCGTGCCACGAGACCTGGCCCTGGGGGGGTGGGCAGCGCGGCAATGTGGACGGCTGAGTGTTCGGCCTTCCGGGGGCGCTCGCAGGGGTGCGGACCATCCCGGCCAGGTGCGGAAGCCGCATGCGCCCAAGAGCGCCGACGCGGGCGCGCCTACGCCTCGTCGTCCGCGGGATGGGCAAGCCGGGTCAGGAGATCCGTCAGCTGCTCGGGTGCGCCGCGCCCCAGTTCGGCAACCAGACGCTCAGCCAGCGGCTCGGCCGCCTCGTGGGCGGAATCGAAGAGCTCCAGTCCCCGAGGTGTGATCTCCACCGCCCTGACCCGCCGGTCCCCGGGAACCGCCTTGCGTACGGCCAGACCCTTGCGCTCCAGGTCGTCCACGATTCGCATGATCCCGGCTTTGTCCGTGCCTGTCGCCACCGCCAGATCCCGCTGCACCGTGGGCCCGTGATTGACCAGCTCGATCAGCACAGCGAAATGCCGCAACTCGATGCCGAGCGGCCGAAGCGCCTCACCCATCACCGCGGCTACACGCCAGTGCGCCCGGCGCAGCAGCAGTCCGAGAGCGAAGGGGGAGGGATCCCCGGGGCGGTCGGTCGCACGCGCGGCGGTGGAGTGGTGGGGAACATCGTCGGCCATGACATCAGACTACTTCATTCGATACGGTCTCATTTGAAACTAAATAGCCTGGTCGCGCGGTTGAGTGCGCTGAGTTGTCGGATGGCTGTACCGAGATCCGGCAGCGGGCGATCCTCGACACCGCGGCCGTGAGCGCGGTCGCGGGGGACTGTGCGCTCTTCGTGTTCGTCTTGTGTGTCCGTGGCATGCCGACGCAGCCGCCCGCGCGCCGTTGCGTGCACGAGAGCCGCGTCGGGTGACTCAGCGGTGGGCGGCGCGGTTCATCTCGACGACGTCCTCCAGGGTGGCCGCGGCCGGGAGGGTGGCCAGGCGTTCCGGGACGCTGTCGCGGATGCGGGCGTCCTTGACTCGGTCGGCCGCGGCCAGGGCCTCCGGCAGCTCGTCGAGGGTCAGTTCGGTGCAGTAGGCGGGGCTGTTCGGCTGCTGGCGCCAGGAGTCGGCCAGTGTGCCGGCGTCGTAGGGGTCGAAACCGGTGTCGTCCACGAGCTGCATGGCCACGCGCCGCGCCTCCTCGGTGTCGCCGGCGACGGGGATGGCGAGGCGGCCGGGAGTTCCTGCCGGGACGCCCCGCGTCCGCTGGGTCTCTGCCAGGGCGGCGTTCCACGCCTTGACCACCGGACGCCCGAGCTGCTTGGCGTTCCACAAGCTCTCGACCTCGCCGTTGTCCACGGCCTCGATGTGCTCGTTGAGGTGCGGATAGTAGTTCGCGGTGTCGATGACCACCGTCTCGGCGGGGACCGAGGCGAACAGGTCGGCCAGCTTCCCCGCCACCCCGAAGGGGATCGCCAGGACGATGACGTCCCGGCCCTGGACGGCGTCGGCGAGGTCCGCCGCGCGCGCCCCGGACTCCAGCACCTCCGCCCGGATGTCCTCGGGGCCGCGGGTGTGGGCCACCTGAACGTCGTGACCGGCCGTGCTGAGCTTGGCAGCAAGGTTGCCACCGATGGCACCGACGC
Encoded proteins:
- a CDS encoding NADPH-dependent F420 reductase gives rise to the protein MKITVIGVGAIGGNLAAKLSTAGHDVQVAHTRGPEDIRAEVLESGARAADLADAVQGRDVIVLAIPFGVAGKLADLFASVPAETVVIDTANYYPHLNEHIEAVDNGEVESLWNAKQLGRPVVKAWNAALAETQRTRGVPAGTPGRLAIPVAGDTEEARRVAMQLVDDTGFDPYDAGTLADSWRQQPNSPAYCTELTLDELPEALAAADRVKDARIRDSVPERLATLPAAATLEDVVEMNRAAHR
- a CDS encoding macrolide family glycosyltransferase; the protein is MSTIAFLSIGMHGHVNPTLPVVAELVRRGHTVTYHTSPAFREEIEATGASVYLYPGGDQPFPDPPTPLSWMEALASTAVHMLPAVLTDLRSDRPDLIVHDSACLWGAVAARELGVPAASSFTTFALNRHVPSPTRGSLDLLTAATAQPRSVQGYLRSRWALHRRFDARGLPLLDLANIRQPLNLVYTSRAFQPAVEDFDQSYRFVGPSIGARPADPSFPTDRLRDPVLFASLGTVFNADPQLLRTLATELAPLGGTVIVATGQTDPEALGPLPANVLARRFVPQPEVLARAALFVTHGGMNSVNEALYTGVPLLVVPQGADQPMVARRVVELGAGLSIRTQDVARGSVNVLAQQLLHDPRFRAAARTLEVAQREAGGYRRAADELEGYLHAAGPAGQSSPPVRHSEAE
- a CDS encoding MarR family winged helix-turn-helix transcriptional regulator, translated to MADDVPHHSTAARATDRPGDPSPFALGLLLRRAHWRVAAVMGEALRPLGIELRHFAVLIELVNHGPTVQRDLAVATGTDKAGIMRIVDDLERKGLAVRKAVPGDRRVRAVEITPRGLELFDSAHEAAEPLAERLVAELGRGAPEQLTDLLTRLAHPADDEA
- a CDS encoding nitroreductase, with amino-acid sequence MDTYEAVTSRRAVRAFTERRVPRETLERVLSAAAWAPSGSNIQPWRPFVVTGAPLAVIKNRAGERLASGDPWDEPEYEMYPPALKSPYRERRSAFGEQRYGALGIPREDLEARQRAAAANWDCFGAPAALFCYIDRDMGPAQWADVGMYLQTVMLLLRAEGLHSCPQMAWAKFHRTVAEVLSPPDELVLFCGMSIGFEDVNAADARTGRAPLDETVAFVEG
- a CDS encoding FMN-dependent NADH-azoreductase, which gives rise to MATLLHIDSSVFSGEASSSRSVTAAFRRTWEEQHPEGAVIYRDLAADPVPHITADAWSAGYTAPSEHNPEQSAAFAARVKLIEELEQADAVLIGAPMYNFSIPSTLKAWLDSVLLLGRTAGETPSAQGTPALVVASRGGSYAAGTPREGYDFVQNYLQAVLKGTLGLDLEFIVPELTMAPRNPGMSELIPRYEASRQHALEEAAAKAKGLAERLAA